CAGCCGATGCTCCAGGCGCTGCGGCTCACCGCCCAGGTGGCGCTCGTCGGTCTGCTCATCGCCTCCGCGCTGGGCGTGACGGCGGCGGTGCTGATGAGCAGGGCCCGCTGGCTGGAACGCTCCCTGTACCCGTACGCGGTGGTCCTCCAGACCGTGCCGATCCTCGCGATCGTGCCGCTGGTCGGCCTCTGGTTCGGCTTCGGATTCACCAGCCGCGTGGTCGTCTGCGTCCTGATCGCCCTCTTCCCGATGATCGCCAACACCCTGTTCGGCATCCAGTCGGTGGACCGCACCCACCACGACCTGTTCACCCTCCAGCGGGCGAGCCGCTGGGCCCGGCTGCGCAAGCTCGAACTGCCCGCAGCGCTGCCTTCGATCTTCACCGGGCTGCGCACCTCCTCCGGCCTGTCCGTGATCGGTGCGATCGTCGGTGACATGTTCTTCAAGCAGGGCGAACCCGGCATCGGGACCCTGCTCGACGTCTACCGCTCCCGGTTGCAGTCCGAGGACCTGTTCGCCGCGATCATCCTCGCCTCACTCTTCGGTGTCACGGTCTTCGCCTTCTTCACCCTCGTCGCGCGGCTCGCCGTCGGCTCCTGGCACGCCTCGGCCGACCGGCCGTAACCCCGCCGCTGCCCCCGCCCTCCGCTCATCTCCCCCCGTCCCTCAGGGAGTCAGTCATGCCCTCATCCGCCAGACACGCCGCTGTTTTCGGCGTTTCCTCCGCAATCGCCCTGGTATCGATCACCGCCTGCGGAAGTGGCTCCACCGCCTCGACCGGTTCCGCCGACAAGCTCCAGGCAGCCCCCGCCGCCCAGCGCCTGACCGGCGTCTGCCCCAAGACGGTCGTCGTCCAGGTCGACTGGGAGCCCGAGGCCGAACACGGCCCCCTCTACCACCTCGTCGGCCCCGGCCACACCGTCGACACCGCGAAGAAGCGGGTCACCGGCCCGCTGGTCATCGACGGCAAGGACACCGGCGTCGACATCCAGATCCGGGCCGGCGGCTCCGCCATCGGCTACCAGAGCGTCCCCTCGCAGATGTACGTCGACAAGAGCATCACCCTCGGCACGGTCACCACCGACGTGGCCATCACGGCATCCGCCAAACAGCCGGTCACGGCCGTCGCGGCGCTGATGAAGAAGAGCCCGCAGGTCCTGATGTGGGACCCCGCCACCCACCCCGACTGGAAGACGATCGCGGACATCGGCAAGTCGAACGAGAAGGTCGTCTACGTGGACGGCAGCACCTACGCCTCACTGCTGGTCGCGAAGGGCCTCATCAAGAAGAGCCAGCTGGACGGGAGCTACGACGGCGCACCCGCCCGCTTCGTGTCCAACCCGGGCATCGCCCAGCAGGGCTTCGCCACCGCCGAGCCGTACATCTACGAGCACGAGGTGTCGGCCTGGAAGAAGCCGATCAAGTACCAGCTGCTCGCGGACGTCGGCTTCAACGTCTATCCAGAAGCCCTCTCGGTGCGCAGCGGTGAGCTGAAGTCGCTCAGCCCCTGCCTGAAGAAGCTCGTCCCCGTCCTGCAGCAGTCGGCCGTCGACTTCGCGGCCGAGCCGTCGGCGACGGTCAAGCTCATCAGCGACCTGGTGCAGCAGTACAACACCGGCTGGGTCTACTCCGAGGGCACCGGCACCTTCGCCGCGCAGCAGATGGTCAAGCTCGGCATCCTCGGCAACGAGGCCGACGGCAGCATCGGGAGCTTCGACATGAAGCGCGTCGACTCCATCCTGAAGACCTTCACCCCCCTCGTCGAGCAGAGCGGCGCCAAGGTCGAGCCGGGGCTGACCGCCGAGGACCTGGCGACCGGCGAGTTCATCGACACCTCGATCGGATTGAAGTGATGACGACCGGAAACCTGACCGCTCTCACCGAACTCGTCGACGACGAACGAGCGACGACTGCGACGGAACGTCAGCCCACGCCCGGCATCGAGGAATTCTGCGCCCAGGCCGCCGAGCTCCTCGGCGCCGACGGATCGATCCGCGATCCGGCCGCGCGGGAGAAGGCCTCCTGCGACTGGGCGCACATGTCGCCCATCCTGTCCGCGAAACTCCCCGCCGGGCACGCCGAGGCGGTCCTGCGCCCCACCTCGCACGAGCAGCTCCCGGGCATCCTGGCCCTGGCCCACCGCCACCGCATCCCCCTCACCCCCCGCGGCAAGGGCACCGGCAACTACGGCCAGGCGATCCCGCTGTACGACGGTGCCGTGCTCGACCTCACCGGCTGCGGCCGCGTCCTCGACGCCGGCGACGGCTGGATCCGCGCCGAGGCCGGGGCGAAGATGTCCGACCTCGAAGCCCACGCCCGCACGCTCGGCCAGGAGCTGTGGATGTTCCCGTCCACCTTCGGCACCACCCTCGGCGGCTTCCTCTCCGGCGGCAGCGGCGGCACCGGATCCCTCGTGCACAAGACCAACAGCGACGGCTTCGTACGGGAGCTGACCGTCGTACCCTGCACGGCGGACGCCGAGCCCTTCACCGTGCGGGAGTCGGACGCGCTGCCGTACATCCACGCCTACGGCACCACCGGCGTCATCGCCACCGCGACCGTACGGCTCCAGCGGGCCCGCACCTGGACGGGGCTGTTCGCGGCCTTCGCCGACTGGGCGTCCGCCACCGCCGCCCTCTCGGCGCTCGTACGGCTGGAACCGGCACCGCGCCTGGCCTCGCTGGACGAGGCCGGCCTCGTCCGGGTCTACCCGCCGGACCCCGCTCTGGACCCCGCGGCCCTGAGCCTGCGCGCGATCATCGAGGAGGAGGCGGTCGACCAGGCACGGGCGATCGTCCAGTCGTACGGCGGCAGCGTCCTCGACGTCCGGCCCGCACCGGACGGCCCCGCGCTGATCAGCTCGATGTCCTTCAACCACCCGACCTACCACCTGATGAAGGCCGAGGACGGCTGGTTCCACCTGGAGATCGGCGGCGACGTCCTGCTCGGCGACACCACCGAGATCAGGAAGGTCTTCCCGGACACCCTGCTCCACCTGGAGGGCATGCGCTCCGGCACGGTCGGCATGCTCATGGCCCGTTACCAGGACGAGCAGACGGTGTACGACGGCATCGCCGCCCTGGGTGCTCTGGGTGTCGGCGTGCACAGCCCGCACAACTGGTACGTCGACCGCCGCCTGGACCTGGTACGGGAAGCGGCCCGCACCGCCGACCCGCTCGGCCTGCTCAATCCCGGCAAGATTCCCGCCGCTTCCGAGGAGACCGCTTCCGAGGCGACCGTTCCCGAGGCGACCGTTCCCGAGGAGACCCCGTGACCTTCACCCGGTTCATCGACCTCAGCGGCCCGGAGATCGAGCGGCTCGGCGGGGACACCGTCGCCGTACTGCCCGTCGGCGCGGTCGAGCAGCACGGGCCCCATCTGCCCGTCGCCACCGACTACTACATGGCCGAGGCGGTCGCGGAAGGCGCCGCCCGGATCGCGGGGGAGAGCTGCGACATCACGCTGCTGCCCGGGCTCGCCTACACCAAGTCCGACGAACACGCCTGGTCCGCGGGCACATTGTGGCTCAGCGCCCGCACCCTGTTGTCCGTCCTGGACGACCTCGGCCGCTCCCTGACCGCCGGCCCCGTACGGCGGCTCGCCTTCCTCAACGCGCACGGCGGCAACAGCGCCCTGCTCGGCGTCGCCCTGCGCGAACTGCGCACCCGCCACGGCCTGCGCACCTTCCTGCTGCACGCATCCCTCCCCGCCGACCAGGGCGGCACGTCCCCGGCCACGGAGTACGGCATGGGCGTGCACGGCGGGCTCAAGGAGACCGCCGCCATGCTGCACCTCCGCCCGGACCTGGTGGACATGGCCCGGGCCCGCCGCAGCGTCCCCGAACACCTCACCTCGTACGAGCACATCGGCTTCGGCAAGCCGGTGTCCTTCGGCTGGACCAGCGACGACTTCGCCACCGGCAACGGCCTCATCGGCGATCCCACGGGAGCCACGCCCGAACTCGGCCGCAAGCTCGTCGACGCGTCCATCGCCGCGGCCGCCGCCGCGTTGCGCGAATGCGCGCGCTTCCTGCCCGACCGCCCCTTGCCCTCCTAGGGAGCCCGCCATGGCCAACCCCCCGCTGCACACCCCGCTGCGTGACATCACCGCCCACCACATCACCGCGGGCGACACCGTCAAGCTCGCCGTGCTCACCGGTCCCCGGGACGGCTCGCCGACCACGGTCGTCTTCGAGGTCTGGGAACCGGGCGGCGCCCAGCCCTTCAACTGGCACCCCGACTCGGTCGAGACGTTCGTCGTCCTCGCCGGCCACGGCCGTGCCGCCAGCGACGAGCACGAACGCGACCTCGCCCCCGGCGACGTCCTGGTCCTGCCCGCCGGGTCCAAGCACCGCATCGTCAACACGTCCGCCACCGAACGCCTCTACACCCTCACCGTCATGTCCCCCGACGAGGGCTTCGCCGACCTCATCGAACGCGGGCCGGGCGCGACGCTGGACGACCGGGATCTGGCCGTCCTGCGGGCGGGAACGTCGTGAACGCGGATCTCCTCGCTGCCTTCTGGGCATACGAACAAGCCCTCGCCGCCAATGATGTGCCGGGGCTGGACCACTGGTTCCTGGACGCGCCGGACACCCTGCGCGCCGACGGCGACGCCGTGCTGGTGGGCCACAGCGCCATCGCCGACTTCCGGCGCGGGCGCGGCGGGGCTCCGGCGCGGGTCGTCGAGCGGGTGCACGTGGTCCGGCCGGCGACCGGGGTCGCGGTCGTGACCGCCGAGACCCGGCGGCAGGACGGGGCACGCGGGCTGCAGACCCAGGTGTGGCAGCACACCGACGCCGGGTGGCGGATCGCCGCCGCACATGTGAGCGCCGCGTCCGCGCCGACGCCGGACGACCGCCCGGATCCGGCGGTGTGGCGTGTGGGGGGTTCTCGGGGAGACCCGCTGTCGGCATCCACCGGGCAGGGCCCGCTGGCGCATGTCCGCACCGCCGTGAAGGATCTGTACGCCGTCGCGGGACAGCGCGTCGGTGCGGGCAACCCCGCCTGGCTGGCGGAGGCCCGTACGGAAGAGGCGCACGCGGCCGCCGTACGGCGGCTGCTCGACGCGGGCGCCGAACTCACCGGCATCGCCCAGACCGACGAGCTGGCCTTCAGCCTCGCCGGGACCAACGCGCACTACGGCACCCCCGTCAACCCCGCCGCCCCCGGCCGCGTCACCGGCGGCTCCAGCAGCGGCCCGGCCGCCGCCGTGGCCCACGACTGGGCGGACCTGGGGCTGGCCACCGACACCGCCGGCTCGATCCGCGTACCGGCGTCCTACTGCGGCCTGTACGGCTGGCGGCCCACCCACGGAGCCACCCCCACCGGGGGCCTGCTGGCGCTGGCCCCCTCCTTCGACACCGCCGGACTCCTGGCCCGCGACCCCGTCCTGCTGCGTACGGCGGCCGAGGTGCTGCTGCCCGCCGACGAGGCCCCCGTGCCGGTCACCCGACTCATGGTGGACGAGGAACTGGTGTCGCTCGCCGGACCCGAGGTCCGCGCCTCCTTCGAGGCCGCCTGCCGGGCACTGACCCTGCGCACAGGGCTGCCCCTGGCGCGTACTCCCACCGGAGCCGCCGAGCACCTGGAGGAATGGTTCGCCGCCTTCCGCGCGGTCCAGGCCACTGAGGCCTGGGAGCAGCACGGCGCCTGGATCACCCGTCACCCGGGCGCGCTCGCCCCGGACGTCGCGGCGCGCTTCGAGAACGGACGCCGGGTGAGCGCGGCCGAGCGGGCGGAGGCGGAACAGATCCTGGCCGACGCGCGGAAGGCGCTGGACGTCGTACTGGTACCCGGCACTGCCCTGCTCCTGCCCGCCACGAGCGGTCCGGCCACCCTCGCCGACGCGCCGCCCGAGGAGGTCGAGGCCGTACGCGCCGCCACCCTCCGCCTGACCTGCCTCGCCTCGCTGGCCGGGCTCCCGGCGGTCGTCGCCCCGCTGCTGCGGGTGCGCTCACTGCCCGTGGGCCTGTGCGCGCTGGGCGCCCGGGGCACGGACCGGGCCCTGCTGGACTTCACGGCCTCCACCGGCTTCACCACCGAATCGAGGAGCCCCACGCATGCCTGAGGCCCACGGCCTGATCGGGCCCAACTCCCGCAATGCCTGGCGGGCCGATGGCGGGATCGTCACCCTGGCCCGTCCCCACCGCGACCCGCACCCGGTCACCGCCGAGGCGCTGCCGCGGACCGTGGTCGCCGACCTCGCCGCCACCGCGCTGATCGTCGTCGACATGCAGAACGACTTCTGCTCGCCCGACGGCTGGCTCGCCTCCATCGGCGTGGACGTGACCCCCGCCCGCGCCCCGATCCCCGTCATCGCCGGCCTGCTGCCCCCGCTGCGCGCCGCCGGCGTCCCGGTCGTCTGGCTCAACTGGGGCAACCGCCCCGACCGGGCCAACCTCCCGCCCGGCGTCCTGCACGTCTACGACCCGGACGGCACCGGCGGCGGCATCGGCGCCCCGCTGCCGGGCGGCGCGGGCCGGGTGCTGGAACACGGCAGCCCCTCGGCCGCACTCGTCGCCGGGCTGGAACCGGCGGAAGGAGACCTCCACGTCGCCAAGTACCGGATGAGCGGCTTCCAGGACACCGAGCTGGACAGCGTGCTGCGCAACCTGCGGGTCGACACCCTGCTGTTCGCCGGCGTCAACGCCGACCAGTGCGTCCTGGCCACCCTCATGGACGCCGCCAACCTCGGCTACGACGTCCTCATGCTGGAGGACGCGGTGGCCACCACCTCGCCCGCGTACTGCATGGACGCCACGCTCTACAACGTCCGCCAGTGCTTCGGGTTCACCCTCACGGCCGAGGCCCTGCGGGAGGCCCTGACGTGAAGCTCCTCCAACCCGGACTCGGCCCATTGGACGGCGACCACTACCTCCCCGCCGACCCCTCCCGGGTGCACTGGGGCCTGCTGCCCAACGCCACCGCCGAACCGGCGCTGACCGTCCGATCGGGCGAGACCGTCACCTTCGACACCACCAGTCACGAGGGCATCCTCGAAGACCAGGGCCGCGACCCGGCCGCCTTCTTCGGGGCAGCCGGCATCCCCGGGGACCGTCTGCTGCACGACGCCGTCGAACTGGCCGCCTCCGCACGCGAACACCTGCCTCACACGCACGGCCCGCATGTCGTCACCGGACCCGTGGCACTGCACGGCGCACAGCCCGGCGACGTACTGGAGGTCGAAGTCCTGACCCTGCGCCGCCGCGCCCCCTACGGGGTGATCAGCAACCGGCACGGCAAGGGCGCCCTCCCCGGCGAATACCCGCAGACACCCCTGGGCGAGCCGGCCAGCATCGTCGCGACCGTCTCGGACGACGGCCGGGGCCGGCTCCCGGTCGGCGACGGCCGCCGACTCGGCTTCCCCCTCCGCCCCTTCCTCGGCATCATGGGCGTCGCCCCGGCCACCGAATCCCCCGTCCACTCCGTCCCGCCCGGCCCGCACGGCGGGAACATCGACGTCCGCCACCTCGGCACCGGCGCCCGGCTCTTCCTCCCCGTCCAAGTCCCCGAGGCCCTCTTCTACGTCGGCGACCCGCACTTCTCCCAGGGCGACGGCGAAGTCGCCCTCACCGCCTTCGAGGCCCCACTGCGCGCCACCCTCCGCCTCACCGTCCACACAGACCCGGCCACCCGCTCCCTGGCCGCCCGCCTGCGCGCACCCTTCGCCGAAACCCCGTCCGAGCACATCGTGCTGGGCCTCGACCAGGACCTCGACGAGGCCCTGCGCAACGCCGTACGCGACGCACTCACCCTCCTCACGGACCGCTTCGCGATCCCCGGCCCTGTCGGCCTC
The nucleotide sequence above comes from Streptomyces sp. NL15-2K. Encoded proteins:
- a CDS encoding FAD-binding oxidoreductase, coding for MTTGNLTALTELVDDERATTATERQPTPGIEEFCAQAAELLGADGSIRDPAAREKASCDWAHMSPILSAKLPAGHAEAVLRPTSHEQLPGILALAHRHRIPLTPRGKGTGNYGQAIPLYDGAVLDLTGCGRVLDAGDGWIRAEAGAKMSDLEAHARTLGQELWMFPSTFGTTLGGFLSGGSGGTGSLVHKTNSDGFVRELTVVPCTADAEPFTVRESDALPYIHAYGTTGVIATATVRLQRARTWTGLFAAFADWASATAALSALVRLEPAPRLASLDEAGLVRVYPPDPALDPAALSLRAIIEEEAVDQARAIVQSYGGSVLDVRPAPDGPALISSMSFNHPTYHLMKAEDGWFHLEIGGDVLLGDTTEIRKVFPDTLLHLEGMRSGTVGMLMARYQDEQTVYDGIAALGALGVGVHSPHNWYVDRRLDLVREAARTADPLGLLNPGKIPAASEETASEATVPEATVPEETP
- a CDS encoding ABC transporter substrate-binding protein is translated as MPSSARHAAVFGVSSAIALVSITACGSGSTASTGSADKLQAAPAAQRLTGVCPKTVVVQVDWEPEAEHGPLYHLVGPGHTVDTAKKRVTGPLVIDGKDTGVDIQIRAGGSAIGYQSVPSQMYVDKSITLGTVTTDVAITASAKQPVTAVAALMKKSPQVLMWDPATHPDWKTIADIGKSNEKVVYVDGSTYASLLVAKGLIKKSQLDGSYDGAPARFVSNPGIAQQGFATAEPYIYEHEVSAWKKPIKYQLLADVGFNVYPEALSVRSGELKSLSPCLKKLVPVLQQSAVDFAAEPSATVKLISDLVQQYNTGWVYSEGTGTFAAQQMVKLGILGNEADGSIGSFDMKRVDSILKTFTPLVEQSGAKVEPGLTAEDLATGEFIDTSIGLK
- a CDS encoding cupin domain-containing protein codes for the protein MANPPLHTPLRDITAHHITAGDTVKLAVLTGPRDGSPTTVVFEVWEPGGAQPFNWHPDSVETFVVLAGHGRAASDEHERDLAPGDVLVLPAGSKHRIVNTSATERLYTLTVMSPDEGFADLIERGPGATLDDRDLAVLRAGTS
- a CDS encoding ABC transporter permease, encoding MSAHITATDRTEKAVPATDLPQAEPPARARRHRIRIRPVTLLTPLGSLGAAIGVWYAATYLLLSPDRRFLVPPPHQVLTVSFLDWTHLQPMLQALRLTAQVALVGLLIASALGVTAAVLMSRARWLERSLYPYAVVLQTVPILAIVPLVGLWFGFGFTSRVVVCVLIALFPMIANTLFGIQSVDRTHHDLFTLQRASRWARLRKLELPAALPSIFTGLRTSSGLSVIGAIVGDMFFKQGEPGIGTLLDVYRSRLQSEDLFAAIILASLFGVTVFAFFTLVARLAVGSWHASADRP
- a CDS encoding isochorismatase family cysteine hydrolase; translation: MPEAHGLIGPNSRNAWRADGGIVTLARPHRDPHPVTAEALPRTVVADLAATALIVVDMQNDFCSPDGWLASIGVDVTPARAPIPVIAGLLPPLRAAGVPVVWLNWGNRPDRANLPPGVLHVYDPDGTGGGIGAPLPGGAGRVLEHGSPSAALVAGLEPAEGDLHVAKYRMSGFQDTELDSVLRNLRVDTLLFAGVNADQCVLATLMDAANLGYDVLMLEDAVATTSPAYCMDATLYNVRQCFGFTLTAEALREALT
- a CDS encoding acetamidase/formamidase family protein gives rise to the protein MKLLQPGLGPLDGDHYLPADPSRVHWGLLPNATAEPALTVRSGETVTFDTTSHEGILEDQGRDPAAFFGAAGIPGDRLLHDAVELAASAREHLPHTHGPHVVTGPVALHGAQPGDVLEVEVLTLRRRAPYGVISNRHGKGALPGEYPQTPLGEPASIVATVSDDGRGRLPVGDGRRLGFPLRPFLGIMGVAPATESPVHSVPPGPHGGNIDVRHLGTGARLFLPVQVPEALFYVGDPHFSQGDGEVALTAFEAPLRATLRLTVHTDPATRSLAARLRAPFAETPSEHIVLGLDQDLDEALRNAVRDALTLLTDRFAIPGPVGLAYLSAAADFHVSQVVDIVKGVHGRISKADLTC
- a CDS encoding amidase, with translation MNADLLAAFWAYEQALAANDVPGLDHWFLDAPDTLRADGDAVLVGHSAIADFRRGRGGAPARVVERVHVVRPATGVAVVTAETRRQDGARGLQTQVWQHTDAGWRIAAAHVSAASAPTPDDRPDPAVWRVGGSRGDPLSASTGQGPLAHVRTAVKDLYAVAGQRVGAGNPAWLAEARTEEAHAAAVRRLLDAGAELTGIAQTDELAFSLAGTNAHYGTPVNPAAPGRVTGGSSSGPAAAVAHDWADLGLATDTAGSIRVPASYCGLYGWRPTHGATPTGGLLALAPSFDTAGLLARDPVLLRTAAEVLLPADEAPVPVTRLMVDEELVSLAGPEVRASFEAACRALTLRTGLPLARTPTGAAEHLEEWFAAFRAVQATEAWEQHGAWITRHPGALAPDVAARFENGRRVSAAERAEAEQILADARKALDVVLVPGTALLLPATSGPATLADAPPEEVEAVRAATLRLTCLASLAGLPAVVAPLLRVRSLPVGLCALGARGTDRALLDFTASTGFTTESRSPTHA
- a CDS encoding creatininase family protein, whose product is MTFTRFIDLSGPEIERLGGDTVAVLPVGAVEQHGPHLPVATDYYMAEAVAEGAARIAGESCDITLLPGLAYTKSDEHAWSAGTLWLSARTLLSVLDDLGRSLTAGPVRRLAFLNAHGGNSALLGVALRELRTRHGLRTFLLHASLPADQGGTSPATEYGMGVHGGLKETAAMLHLRPDLVDMARARRSVPEHLTSYEHIGFGKPVSFGWTSDDFATGNGLIGDPTGATPELGRKLVDASIAAAAAALRECARFLPDRPLPS